Within the Photobacterium swingsii genome, the region AGGCTCGAAAATTGGATTTATTTTCCAAGACCCGATGACATCGCTTAACCCTCTGTTCACCGTTGAGCAGCAGCTTACCGAAACAATTCTGACGAATTTAGATGTTAGTGCACAAGAGGCTTACACGCGTGCCATTAATTTGATGGAACAAGTGGGCATCCCTGAGCCAGAATTGCGTATTAAACAATATCCGCACCAGTTTTCAGGCGGCATGCGTCAGCGTGTCGTTATCGCGATCGCTTTGTCGGGTGAGCCTGATTTAATCATTGCTGATGAACCTACCACAGCATTGGATGTTTCAATTCAAGATCAAATTCTTACCCTGATCCGTGACTTATGTATTAAGAAAAACGTCGGTTGTATGTTGGTAACGCACGATATGGGTGTCGTTGCGAATGTGACGGATCGCGTCGCGGTAATGTATCGTGGTGATTTGGTTGAAATCGGTACGACAGAGCAAGTCCTTGGTCGCCCTAACCACCCTTATACGCAGAGTTTGATTTCTGCGGTACCGCGTTCAGATATCAAACTAGATCGCTTCCCACTGGTGAATTACATCGAAGAAGCGCAAGAAATGACGCAATTGGATATCAAAAATCACTGGCTAGGACAAAGTGAAGATCAGCGCAGTTACACTGGCGCGTTACTGCAAGTTGAAAACGTTAATCTGCGTTTTACGACCAAAGATTCGTTTTTTGAAAGCCGCCGTGAGTATGTTCAAGCCTCCAACAATGTCAGCTTTGAGATCACTGAAGGGGAAACCTTTGGTTTGGTGGGCGAATCAGGCTCTGGTAAATCGACCATTGCTCGCGTTATCGCCGGTCTCTACCCGCCAAACTCAGGTAAGGTGGTGTTTGAAGGGATTGATCTAACGGCCCTGAAGAGTGAAAAAGAACGTCGCCCGCTGCGCCGCCAGATGCAGATGGTATTCCAGAACCCGTATTCATCCATGAACCCGCGGATGAAGATTTTCGACATCATTGCAGAACCTATTCGTTTCCATCGCTTAACGGAAAACGAAGCGCAGACCCGCCAAATCGTCCATGACTTGCTGGATCATGTCGGCCTTGGCCGTGCAGCAAGCGTGAAGTACCCGCATGAATTTTCAGGTGGCCAGCGTCAGCGTATTTCGATTGCTCGTGCGTTAGCAACCCGTCCGCGTTTATTGATTTGTGATGAGCCCACTTCTGCCTTAGATGTGTCAGTGCAAGCACAGATTCTTAACCTACTTAAAGATCTGCAAGACGAACTCAACCTTACCATGCTGTTTATCAGCCATGATTTGCCTGTGATTCGTCAGATGTGTGATCGCATTGGGGTGATGCAAAAAGGCACCCTGTTGGAAGTCTCGCCGACCGAGCAGCTGTTTACTAACCCGCAGCACGAATACAGTCAGCACTTAATTTCGCTGATGCCTGAATTTAAAGGGATGAGCCAAGAAGGGCTGAAACTCGCATAATAATGAGCGCTGCTTGGCTGCGAGGGTTGCAAAAAAGAAGTGCTGTAACAGTAATAACAACAAGCAAACACAACAGTAGAAGGGAGTGCGCTCCCTGCATAAAGGAGTATGCAATGAAAACCATTAAGAGCAAGCTGGCAGTCGCTTTAATGGCCGCAGGCCTAAGTTTTAGTGCAGCAGCAGCTGATATCAAAGTCGCTTATGACGCCGATCCTGTGTCGCTTGATCCGCATGAGCAGCTTTCCGGTGGTACGCTGCAATTGTCCCACATGGTGTTTGATCCTCTGGTTCGTTATACCCAAGATTTCGATTTTGAGCCGCGTTTGGCTGAAAGTTGGGAACGTGTTGATGACAACACGTTCCGTTTCACCCTGCGTAAAGGGGTGAAGTTCCATTCAGGTAATACGCTAACGGCGGATGACGTGGTATGGACATTCAACCGTTTGAAAGACTCACCAGATTTTAAAGCGATTTTCGAACCATACACTGAATTGAAAAAAGTGGACGACTATACGGTTGAGTTGATCTCGAAAGGCTCTTACCCGCTAGTACTACAAACCGCGACCTACATTTTCCCAATGGACAGCAAGTTCTATTCGGGTAAAACCGAAGACGGTAAAGATAAAGCTGAGCTAGTGAAGCACGGTAACTCGTTTGCCTCGACACATGTTTCTGGCACGGGGCCTTTTATCGTTACAGCACGTGAGCAAGGCGTGAAAGTGGACTTCGAACGCTTTGATGGCTACTGGGATACCGAATCAAAAGGTAACGTTGATAAGCTCACCTTGGTGCCAATTAAAGAAGATGCGACCCGTGTGGCAGCGCTACTGTCTGGCGGTGTAGACATGATTGCCCCTGTTGCACCGAACGATCACCAACGTGTAAAAAATGCTAAAGGTATCGATCTGGTGACGCTACCGGGTACTCGTATCATCACGTTCCAAATGAACCAAAACAGTAACGAAGCTCTAAAAGATGTACGTGTGCGCCAAGCTATTGTGCATGCAATCAATAATGAAGGCATCGTGAAGAAAATTATGAAAGGCTTCGCGACAGCGGCAGGTCAACAAGGGCCATCAGGCTACTCAGGCTATGACGCTGATCTTGTACCTCGCTACGATCTGAAAAAAGCTAAAGCGCTGATGAAAGAAGCAGGTTATGAAAAAGGCTTTAAGCTAACCATGATGGCACCGAACAACCGTTATGTGAACGATGCCAAGGTGGCACAAGCTGCTGCGGCAATGCTATCGAAGATTGGTATCAAGGTAGATCTAAAAACCCTGCCAAAAGCACAATACTGGCCGGAATTTGATGTGTGTGCAGCAGACATGATGATGATCGGCTGGCACTCAGATACTGAAGATTCAGCGAACTTCTCTGAATTCCTCACCATGACGCGTGATGAGAAAACAGGTAAAGGGCAGTACAACTGTGGCCACTATTCAAATGCAGAAGTTGATAAGTTGGTGAATGAATCAAACGTTGAAACGGATCCAGCGAAACGTGATGCGATTCTGCAAAAAGTAGAAGCGACCTTGTATGAAGATGCTGCGTTCGTGCCATTGCACTGGCAAAACCTAGCATGGGGCGCAAGTGCTAACGTTCACATCAAACCGATCGTGAATGCCATGAACTTCCCTTACTTCGGTGACCTAGTGGTTGATGAAAAATAATGCCTTAGCACGTGTCTTTAAGACATAAGTAACAAAGTGTAGTACCAGTGCCGGAGCTACTTGCTTCGGCACTTTTTCAAGGATGAGAGAAGGGGCAGGGAATGTTTACGTTTCTGGTCAAGCGCCTGTTTCAGGCACTGATAGTGATGTTTGTGATCAGTCTGGTGGCATTTGCCATTCAGGATAACCTTGGCGACCCATTGCGCGAGCTGGTGGGGCAGTCTGTATCAGAAGCTGAACGTCAACAATTACGCGACGATCTAGGTCTTAACGACCCATTTGTAACTAAATACAGCCGATTTTTGGCGAATGCCGTCCAAGGCGATTTAGGTACGTCATACTTTTTTAAACGGCCAGCAGCTGAGGTGATCCTCGATAAGCTGGTCGCAACGTTAGAGCTGGTGTTTGGTGCTGCCATGATCATTATCGTGGTGTCGATACCGCTCGGGGTGTATTCCGCGATTCATCCCAATAGTGTATTTACTAAAACCGTTATGGCACTTAGTAGCGTCGGTATCTCTATTCCCGTTTTCCTTACCGCTATCATGCTGATGTATGTGTTCTCGATAGAGTTAGGTTGGCTCCCCTCCTACGGACGAGGCGAAACCTATAACTTATTAGGTTGGGAGTCTGGCTATTTCACTCTCGATGGTCTCAAGCACTTAGTCTTGCCGTGTGTAGCACTTGCCTCGATCATGTTACCGCTTTTCATTCGATTAGTGCGTTCTGAAATGTTGGAAGCATTGAGCTCTGAATACATTAAATTTGCCAAAGCCAAAGGGCTATCAAGTAATAAAATCTATTACCAGCACGCCTTAAAAAATACCATGCTGCCAGTATTAACTGTCGGTGGGGTGCAAATTGGTACCATGGTTGCGTATACCATTTTGACAGAAACCGTGTTCCAGTGGCCGGGGACAGGGCTACTTTTCCTTGATGCGATTAACCGTGTTGATACCCCATTGATCACTGCCTATGTCATCTTTGTGGGCCTGATTTTTGTGGTTACCAATACCATAGTCGATCTGCTATATGGCTTGGTGAATCCAACTGTGAACCTGACAGGTAAGGGAGAGTAAATCATGAATACGACAGCTGTTGCCGCTCCTAGCCGTTGGGAGCGATTTAAAAATTCCGATATCGTGTACTACTTCTTAAAAGACAAAGTCGCGATGTTTAGCTTTGCATTATTTTTAACCTTCGCGAGTGCTGCCATTCTGGCTCCGTGGATTTCACCAACTGACCCTTATGATCTCTCGACTATCGATATCATGGACTCCGAATTGCCGCCATCGTGGATGGAAGACGGTGATAGCCGCTTCCTGTTGGGAACGGATGATCAGGGCCGTGATATTTTCTCGACGATTCTTTATGGTTCGCGTTTATCACTGACCATTGGCTTGCTTGCGGTCGGTTTGCAGCTAATTCTTGGGGTGACGATTGGTTTGAGTGCGGGTTACTTTGGTGGCCGTATTGATAGCTTCTTGATGCGCTTTGCCGATGTCCAATTGTCGTTCTCGACCATGATGGTTGCGATCATTGTCTCTGCGATTTTCCGAACCGTATTAGGCTCTGAACTGTTTAGCCAATATGCGGTGGTGATGCTGGTGGTGATTATCGGTATTGCTGAATGGCCGCAGTATGCGCGAACCGTGCGAGCCTCGGTATTGGCAGAGAAGAAGAAAGAATACGTCGAAGCGGCGCGCGTAATGGGTTTCCGTTCACCACGCATTATGTTCCGTCATATTCTACCGAACTGTTTGTCACCGATCTTAGTGATATCAACGGTACAGGTGGCTAATGCCATTATGTCGGAAGCGGCGCTGTCGTTCCTGGGGCTTGGCCTACCGGTTGATCAGCCATCGCTTGGTTCACTGATCAGCATCGGGTTTAACTATATCTTCTCGGGTTCTTGGTGGATCACCGCCTTCCCTGGTTTAGTGCTGGTTACTTTGGTACTGGTAATTAATCTGCTGGGTGACTGGTTACGTGATGTGTTCAATCCGAAGATTTATAAAGGCTAGATATCGAGGTTCTAAGCTTAGCTGTGGCGGCTAGGTGTGAGTCTCAGTTCTCAATGTATAAAAAAGGTGGCCAAAATGGTCACCTTTTTTTCTTTGTTATCAGTTAATTATGCTGCTTATCAATTGCTTGTTAATTATAATGCTGGGTTTTGATTTTAATAACAATAATCCATAAAGGATTGCACTTGTGTGCGTAGCTCCTTGTATGGTGATAACCGAGAAAACACAGTGAAAAAGTCATTAGCAGCAGTTTTGTGTCTTTCAACGACAGCCGCGTGGGCTGTTGAACCCGTAACAGCAGCAAAACCTAAGGAGGGGTATTCGTACTTCACTCTTGGTTTGGAATCGGTCACTTACCAAGAAAAATTTAGTGATCAAGGTGAAACCTTCCAGTCAGATGCAACTGCTCTCAGCCCTGTGATCAATACAGGGAGTTTAACGCGCGTCAACGATATGTTTGATTTCTCAATCGATGCCTTGGCAACATTTTCGCCGGGTAGTGTTGATGAAGAGTGGTCAAATAGCCAAGGGATTTATCAGCGTAATAAGTTTGAATATATCAAAGCTTCTACCAATGTACTTATCCACTATAAAGTCACTCCGCAGTGGCGTGTCGTGGCTGGTCCATCGATGACCTACCAAACCTATAAACGCTATCAGAATCAGAGTGAGAACAGCATTTACTATGGTACGTGGGAAGAAAGTTCTACCGATATCTTTTTAGATGCGGGTGTTGCTTACGATAGTGGTTCGTTGCATGCGGATAGCCCATGGCACTCTTATTTCCGTGTAGTGGCTGGTGTACCTATGTGGAGCCAAACGACCAATACTGCGATTGATGGTATGACTTTTAATGACTTTGGTTTCCGTACTTCGATTGATGGTGGCATTAGCTACCGCTTGATGAAAGGTCTACACCTAGGTTGGTTTGTGATGGCGGGCTATGAGAAGCGCTTTGAAGAAGGTCCACACTTCTGGCGCTATGATGATAACGGCAGTAAGCAGATGGCCACCTTGCCAGAGGCAACAACTGTGAGCTTTAGCACTGGCCTGCAAGTACTGTGGAATATGTAACTCATTGTTGCTGAGATAGAAAAAAGGCGACCATGCGGTCGCCTTTGTTGTTTTAGCCTAATTAGGCATTATTTGTTTTGTACCATGTAGCTATAGTCGGTTGAGCCACCATTTACAGGCGTTTTCTCCCGGTGAAGAATCTCATCGTCTTTTGAATAGCGCCATTGAACGTTATACAGTGGCTCATCAATTGGACAGTTGTTCCAGTCCGTAGGCATATCAGTATCGCAGAACTTATATTCGCTATTTAGCTCAGCGATAGTACAAGTATGATCACCTTCGACTAGGCATGGCAGATCGTTGGGTATTTGAGACCACTTAAAGGTCTCTAGACCTTCTACTGAGTCATAGATAACGTTATTCACGTTATAGGTGACAGTTGCCGTTTTAACATCTTCACTATTGAACTCAGTCCAATTTGTATTCGTGAAGTTGACTTCACCAGAAAATGCTTCTTGAACGGCAGCTTTTGCTTCGCCTTCCGTCGCGAATGTTGGTGAAACAAAGATACTATTTGGTTCATCAATTACATCGACACCAGCATCGGCACTTTTCACTTCATTCGCGGAATCACGCCAAAGGGTGTAAGACTCTTTTTCACCATCGAACTCTGAAGCTACTTGCAGTAATTGGTTACCATTGATGGTGTAAGCGGTAAATACTGCTTTGCTTTCTGAGGCGTTACTCCAGTTACCAGTAAGCGGTTCGTATGTTGATTCTAGTTCTTTAATCTGATTACCATCGTGGTAGATCTTAATAAAAGAACCGCTATTTTTATTTATTTCAATCGCGTACACGGCAGCTTCGTGAGTGAGTATCGAGTATTGCGGTTCAATCGAGTAGTTACGGTCAACAAAGGTATTGAGAATAAATTCTTCGCTCACTGTGTTACCTGTTGGATCAGCCAGAACAACGACTGGTTCGCCAGGAGTGAAGTCAGCTACGCCTGAGTAATCAAAATCAATTCCACAAGCTGCACCTTTATCAGCACTGAAAGCAACGCTACCTTGAGTTTGGCTGGTTAGGCTAAACATGCCATCGGTGAACTTGCCGCTCAATAAATGGAATTGGTACGCCATGCTCGAGCCAAATCGGTAGCTAGGGTTACCGTAAGGATCTTCCGAATTATCTCGCTCGAAGCCTAGGCTTTCACAGCTGGTTTTGATGAATAGATCAGCATCGAGTTTGTCATTTTCATGATTAATTCCCGTTACCTTGCTGGCTGCATCTGCAGTGGTTAATACGCCATTAACCATGACTTCTGCCTTTGGTTGTTGCCAGTAAGCGTCAGCACTTGGTTTGCCAATGTAGAAGGTTACAGGTTCATTTTGAGTAGTACTTGCTAGAGTTGTCCCTGTTGCTGTTTTGGCGATGGTTGCTTTTGGTGATGTCGTAGAGAGGTGTACACGAGGCATCTCAACATCGGTAGACACATCTTTATTTAGGCTAAGGGTAACAGGGCTGTCACCTTCTAAAGCCAGAACAATGTTCTCACCATCGAGCGTCCAAGTACCTTGGTTGTTTTGGAAGCTATCTTCTGCAGGGCATTGACCATTCACTGCTTCAGCTAATGATACTTTGTTATCAGAGGTTAAACGGATAGCCCAGCAATCGGGTTTAGCCGTGTTTGCGTTGCCTGCTTGTTGAACCCATTCAGCATTAAAGCGGTATAGGTTTTTCTCGACAATGATCTCGCTGAGAGGATTGTTGGTTACAGGTTTCTCGGCAATTGACAGCTTAATTGTTGCTTTAGCCTGATTTTTATCATCATCTGTTGCACTTATGGTGATATCAAAATCACCTGAAACCAGCGGTGTGCCAGTAATGGTGACGTCTGGGTACTGAACGTCATATTTCAGCCCTGTCACGTTATCGCTAAAGGCATAGGTAAGTGTATCGCCATCTTCATCGGTGAAGATCTCGCTGATATCTAAGACAACATGGCCAACATCCTGACCTTCTTGCAGTGCAAGCTGAGTGAATTCATTCTGCAGTGCGGCTAGGCGCTTATCATTTACAACAGGTACAGTATTGAAGGGGTGAATTTCAAACTTAAGTAGGGTCGTCACTGTGCCGACTTTGTTATCGTCTTTATCGAGATCCGTAGCTTCAAGCTCTAGGTAATAGGTATCAGCTGGTGCACCATTCAAAGAGGTGATTTGGATAACACTGTTTGGTGCGCTTAGCTCGGCATGGATACCTTTTGCTTTTAACTCATCGATACTCTTTTGAGATAGGCTAACATCTGGTGATGTTGCTTGATCTTTATCGACAAACAAACCTGATGCTGATGCCGTCGTTGTGTATTCGAAATCTTTACCTGCCTCGATGTAGAGGCTATCCAACTCATTGTTTAGATTGTTGTAGATATCTTCATTAACACTTGCTTGATAGTTTACGACTGGTTTTTCAACTACGGTTTCGCCGCTTTCATTTTTATCAACAGGCACGACAGGTTTGAAGTCAGGGTCGTTCAGCTCGTCTGTCGTCGCATCATTTACCGCTGTAACCGCTTCAGTAACAACTTGTTCTGCTACTTCATCAAGGTCAATGCTGTCATCGGCTTGATGCTGAGTTTCTGTCAGGATCTGAGCTGTTTTGTGCAGTTTGGTTGCTAGTTGCTTCTCTGCGTCAGATGCACCTGTATCTTCTTTGGTGTTGATGTAGTCAGCATACAAGTCGATCTCTAGGTCAGTATCTTCACCTTTTAGGTCGCTAAGCATTGCCTGCACACTTGCTTCCGCCGTGGCTTGATCCGAGCCACTTTCCATTTCAGCGACAATCAAGTCTGTCAGAGGTGTCGCAATTGCGCTGCCTGCTGGGGCGCGAAATTCAACGTTTTTGCCCATGGCCTGATATGGCTGATCCATATCGACCGTGTAAATACCAGGTTCAATGGTAAAGCCGTCAGCGCTGTAGTCTTTAAATGGTTCTAGTACCTTAACTACGATTGGGGCTTTATTGATGGCTTCTTCGACACTTTTCTCAACTTCAATATCAAGCTGACCTTTTTCATTGGTCAGTATCAACTTGTTATTAATATCGGTAATAACTTCATCGGCATCACAGCGACCGTTGGCATTTTTATCAGAACAAACAAGTGCATTTTTCAAATAACCATCAATCGTTGTAATGACAACACCGCCAACAACAGGGCCTGTGATCGGTGGCTTACCAGTGTTGCCACCAGGGTTAGATCCTGAGTCGCTATCACCGCCGCCACAGCCAGAAAGAGTCAGTGCCGCCGCCAATGACGCTGCTAACGCAGAGTATTTAAATTGCATGTTTAATCCTTATTAAATGCATAGTTAAACGATATGTAACTTGTAGTTATTGTTGTTGTTATTTATATAACGCGTGCATATACAATAAGGATGAAACTGGAAGCAAGATCTCAAAGTGAAATTCGTGAGCCAGCAAGAGTTTTATTCGAAAAAAGCCACTGTAATGAGTATTGTTAATAACTTTAATACCCTGAAAGGATAGAGTTTTTTTTGTTCTGTTGTTTATGAAAGTGAAAATTTATGCCGAAATGGATGTTAGTTTTTACGTGATTAAATAGAGAAAAAAGGCCCCTAAATGTTGATAACAAATAGGAGCCATTATTAATTACACTATAAATGGCGTTTTATTTTTTCCATTCGTTGTAGAGGCTTTTAGCCATGTCTTCATGCTTGATGAAGAGGTCATACACACCCATGCGGGTCTTAGAATAGTTGTAAACTGCCATCATGTTTTTGTCTTCTAGGTACAGAGTAACACTGAAGTCAGAATCACCGTCAGGGAAGTCAATGAAGAGCTTGTCGCCATCCATTTTCCAAGGAAGTTCCATTGCTTCTTGCTGTTTGTCTGCGTAAGGTTCTGTGATTGTCACCTTATCTTTACCAAAGACCATTTTCGCAACCATTGGCTGGGCATCTTTGCTGTTTGATGGGGCATCATCGCTTAGGTAGTACCAGGTTTTACCTTCAAAGTAGCTTGCTGCTAGTGGCTGTGATTTTTTCAGATCACCTTTGGTCCATAGAATGAGATCGGAATCTTCGGTTACGGCCAGAGAAATATTCTCGGCAATATAGATGAAGGTGTCGCGCTCGGAGTTAGCACCACTGCTTACAACTAGCGTATTCCCCTCGGTCGTGTAGTTAATGGTTTCTTCTTTACCGTCTTTATCTGTCAGAGCCAGCTTTCCTTCACCCGATACTGCTACTTTGAAAATGCCTTCATCTATCGCGTAAGCTTGGTTCATACTGATGAATTGGCTGTCACCGTCTTTCAAATAAGCATCTAACGATTGAATAATTGCTACTGAAGATGCATTGCCTGAATCATCAATTTCCACTGTGATGTTATCAAGGTCTGCGCCAGCATTAACTTGCGCATCAATTTCTTTTTGAATCTTTTCAGTGGTGGCTGTGAGCTCAGCGGCCTGATTGTCTTTAACGCTTGGCGCTAACTCAGTCGTTACACTACGCGCTAATAGGTGCGCAGCTTTGGCTTTTTCGTCGTTTGCCTTCATTGCAACGTAGTCACCACTTATTACGTCTGCTGGTAGGTTAAGTTCATTGGCGACTTCATCCAGCGTTTTTTCTTGAACGACGGCAAGGGTGGTAAAAGGTGTGACGACGGTTGATCCTGCCGCAGCAATTAATTCATAGCTGCTGCCAAGTGTACCGAGTTTATCGCTATCACTTGTTTTACCAGCAACAGCGCGAGCAATAATTGGATAACCGGCTTTATCTGAAGGGATTGTGATTTCACCCTTAGCATTCGTGAGTGTTGGGAGTAACTCTCCGGTATCACACACGCTGTTTTTATTCTGATCGATACAAACTTCTGCTTGTGACAGGTAACCATCAATCACTTTAATGGTATTGCCTGTCGTGGTGCTAGTGTCGCTGTCGCCGCCACAACCTGTCAGGCTAAGAGCTAAAGTAAGAGATGCTGCAACTGCCGTATATTTGAAATGCATTTTGGTTCCTTTAATAAATGCTTAATTTTTATCTATTTATATTTGATATTGATTAATTGGTAATCATATCAATTGCATATATATTCGGAACGTTTAATGGAAACAAGATCACGTATTTTATAACGTGATCATGTTAGCAATAAATTGCGTCACTTTGACGGGTTGGTTGTAAAATGAGATTAAAAACAGTGGCTTTGATTGATGCTTGCAATTTTCGACTGAAAAGAAGAAAGCCAGCATCAATGCTGGCTTTTTTGTTCGGTGCTGATGTGAAACTCGCAACTAGAAAATGATGTGTGCCATCAATGCGATTACTGGCAGGGTAACAAGTGTACGCAAAATGAAGATAACAAACAGCTCCCATGCTTTCACTGGGATTTTACTGCCGATCAGCAGGGCGCCGATTTCAGACATGTAAATCAGCTGAGTAACCGACATCGCAGCAATGACAAAGCGGGTTAAGTCACTCTCAATACTGGCTGCCAAAATAGAAGGCAGGAACATATCAGCAAAACCTACAACAATGGTTTTCGATGCTGCAGCAGCTTCAGGAATGTGCAGTAATTCCAGTAATGGAATAAATGGCATGCCAAGGTAGTTAAATACTGGTGTGTTTTCTGCGATTACAAGAGCAACCGTACCAATTGCCATGACCACAGGCAGTACACCAAAGACCATGTCCATGGCATTTTTAAGCCCATCAATCACCACTTTACGCATACTCGTGACTTGACTTGCTTTCAGTAAGCCTTGTTCTAAACCAAAACGGATTGCCGTGCTGCCTGCAGGAATGGCTTCGTGATCGACAAGATCCGTTGAACCATCGATGTATTGGTTTTTTTTCCATGAAAGGGGCGGTAAACGCGGCACGATAACAGCTGCGGCAAAGCCGGCTAAACATACAGTGAGGTAGAACGGGGCAAACAGGTGCTCAAGGTTGACTTGGGCAATCACAACCAAACTGAAAGTAATAGATACAGCTGTGAAAGTGGTACCAATAACAGCAGCTTCACGCTCTGTGTAAATTTTATCTTCGTACTGTTTGCTGGTCATGAGTACGCCAACACTGCCATCGCCAAGCCATGATGCAATGCAGTTAACTGCAGATCGGCCTGGTAGACCAAAGATAGGGCGCATCACTTTCGCAAACAAAGCACCAAAGAACTCCAGTAAGCCAAAATTTAGTAGTAGCGGTAGTAGTAGACCAGCAAAGATAAAGACTGAGAATAGCACTGGCAGTAGATCATGTAAGACCAAGCCACCTGTAGCGCCGTCATAAATCATGGCAGGGCCGATTTCAAAGTACGTCATGACCACAAAAATAGCGCCAAGCTGCTGTACCACAAACCATGCAAGGGAAGGATTCAATAAACCACTCAAAAAACTGTTGTCTAAAATAGCGCGTGGTTTAACGATTTTTGTTGCTATGGTCGCGAGTGCGGTTGCAGAGATCGACACAGTTACCAAGGTGGTGAGCATACCTTCAAACAAGGCTTGGACCGACTTGGCAAGCACGGCGATAGGAATCGTGATGCTATCTTGGTAGTTGATGGGTGCCATAAACAAGAAAACCCCCAGTAGAGAAGGGATCAGGAACATCAGCCAGTTTGCTGTGGTGGGGCTCTTTTGATTGATTGTCTGTTCTTGCATACAACATCCGAATTTATTGTTGGTTGGAAAATTTATCTAATCAACTTAACGCATAACCATTCACTGATATATCGTAAATAGTTAGACGAATATTACATAGAATTGCGCCTCGATGGAATACTAAATCGAATTAATTGCTTTTTTATGCGTGATTATGTTGCCTCTAACGATTTCTGAGCGTAATTATTCAGTTGGATTTTAGTCGAAAAGGAGAATTAAAGAACAAGATTGCATTCAGTGTAAATAAATGCTTCCACGCTAGCGTATTGATAGATATATATTTACGTCATATTGACCGATATAATCCCCGCGCATTTGCGCTTTCAATGAATAATGATAATTAAATAGGGATTATGAATATTAATCGTAGTGGTATCTCATTAATGGTTGCGGCAGCTTTGCCGTTGGTATCTTTCTCGTCTGCAGCTTACACAGGTATGGATGCGCGTGGCGGTGCTATGGGTGGTACAGGTGTTGCGTCTGCCAGTTATTTAACAGCAGCGTTTTATAACCCCGCGATGGCTACGCATTATAAAGACAATGATGACTTTGGTCTGTTATTACCAAGCATCAATGTGAGTGCGCATGATGCGGATGACATGATGACCAAGCTGGATGATTTCCAGAAATTGAATGATCGTCTGGAATCTGATCCAAGTGTACGTGGCGAATGGGAAGATGCATTACGTGCATTGGATAACGGCCAAATTGCTGCTGAAGCGAAAGTGGGTATGGTGGTATCCATCCCAAACCGCTTTGTGAGCGCAAGCCTCTTTACTAAAGCTGATGTCGCAGCGTTTGCGGTAACTGAGGTGGCTGATAGTGACTTTACCAATCCAAATCCAAATGACCTTGATTCGATGGCGACAGGTCTAGCGGGTGGTACGGTTGATTTGGGTGTGAC harbors:
- a CDS encoding dipeptide ABC transporter ATP-binding protein: MALLEVKNLRIEYPSRHGIHAAVKSLSFSIDRGEIVGVVGESGAGKSTVGNAVIDLLSPPGQIASGDVFLDGEQISGLSTEAMRKVRGSKIGFIFQDPMTSLNPLFTVEQQLTETILTNLDVSAQEAYTRAINLMEQVGIPEPELRIKQYPHQFSGGMRQRVVIAIALSGEPDLIIADEPTTALDVSIQDQILTLIRDLCIKKNVGCMLVTHDMGVVANVTDRVAVMYRGDLVEIGTTEQVLGRPNHPYTQSLISAVPRSDIKLDRFPLVNYIEEAQEMTQLDIKNHWLGQSEDQRSYTGALLQVENVNLRFTTKDSFFESRREYVQASNNVSFEITEGETFGLVGESGSGKSTIARVIAGLYPPNSGKVVFEGIDLTALKSEKERRPLRRQMQMVFQNPYSSMNPRMKIFDIIAEPIRFHRLTENEAQTRQIVHDLLDHVGLGRAASVKYPHEFSGGQRQRISIARALATRPRLLICDEPTSALDVSVQAQILNLLKDLQDELNLTMLFISHDLPVIRQMCDRIGVMQKGTLLEVSPTEQLFTNPQHEYSQHLISLMPEFKGMSQEGLKLA
- a CDS encoding ABC transporter substrate-binding protein, with the translated sequence MKTIKSKLAVALMAAGLSFSAAAADIKVAYDADPVSLDPHEQLSGGTLQLSHMVFDPLVRYTQDFDFEPRLAESWERVDDNTFRFTLRKGVKFHSGNTLTADDVVWTFNRLKDSPDFKAIFEPYTELKKVDDYTVELISKGSYPLVLQTATYIFPMDSKFYSGKTEDGKDKAELVKHGNSFASTHVSGTGPFIVTAREQGVKVDFERFDGYWDTESKGNVDKLTLVPIKEDATRVAALLSGGVDMIAPVAPNDHQRVKNAKGIDLVTLPGTRIITFQMNQNSNEALKDVRVRQAIVHAINNEGIVKKIMKGFATAAGQQGPSGYSGYDADLVPRYDLKKAKALMKEAGYEKGFKLTMMAPNNRYVNDAKVAQAAAAMLSKIGIKVDLKTLPKAQYWPEFDVCAADMMMIGWHSDTEDSANFSEFLTMTRDEKTGKGQYNCGHYSNAEVDKLVNESNVETDPAKRDAILQKVEATLYEDAAFVPLHWQNLAWGASANVHIKPIVNAMNFPYFGDLVVDEK
- a CDS encoding ABC transporter permease, whose protein sequence is MFTFLVKRLFQALIVMFVISLVAFAIQDNLGDPLRELVGQSVSEAERQQLRDDLGLNDPFVTKYSRFLANAVQGDLGTSYFFKRPAAEVILDKLVATLELVFGAAMIIIVVSIPLGVYSAIHPNSVFTKTVMALSSVGISIPVFLTAIMLMYVFSIELGWLPSYGRGETYNLLGWESGYFTLDGLKHLVLPCVALASIMLPLFIRLVRSEMLEALSSEYIKFAKAKGLSSNKIYYQHALKNTMLPVLTVGGVQIGTMVAYTILTETVFQWPGTGLLFLDAINRVDTPLITAYVIFVGLIFVVTNTIVDLLYGLVNPTVNLTGKGE
- a CDS encoding ABC transporter permease, which codes for MNTTAVAAPSRWERFKNSDIVYYFLKDKVAMFSFALFLTFASAAILAPWISPTDPYDLSTIDIMDSELPPSWMEDGDSRFLLGTDDQGRDIFSTILYGSRLSLTIGLLAVGLQLILGVTIGLSAGYFGGRIDSFLMRFADVQLSFSTMMVAIIVSAIFRTVLGSELFSQYAVVMLVVIIGIAEWPQYARTVRASVLAEKKKEYVEAARVMGFRSPRIMFRHILPNCLSPILVISTVQVANAIMSEAALSFLGLGLPVDQPSLGSLISIGFNYIFSGSWWITAFPGLVLVTLVLVINLLGDWLRDVFNPKIYKG